From Carya illinoinensis cultivar Pawnee chromosome 5, C.illinoinensisPawnee_v1, whole genome shotgun sequence, one genomic window encodes:
- the LOC122309843 gene encoding plant UBX domain-containing protein 7, which produces MEGVLSADKQNMVSSFLEIAVGQTADTARQFLQATGWKLEEAIQLFFVGNEGGPVVTTSHSQPEENINYLAEQHTGNSESDTGNVNVGQNDGDEVRPPLPVIREALYEDAMLYGASRMGYPSREPSSLIAFRNFDEEMKRPEVWESDQGASSTSDNPRDNLASLYRPPFHLMLHGPFEKAKDAASVQDKWLLVNLQSTKEFSSHMLNRDTWANEAVSQTISTNFIFWQVYDDTTEGRKVCTYYKLDSIPVVLVIDPITGQKMRSWCGMVQPQRLLEDLLPFIDGGPKDHHITLSNKRPRESSLTSPQKNKDQTNEEDEELQRALAASMESTKDFRGVTAENKDVTVTDEEETSSKKPKYPPLPDEPKGDKNLLCRVGFRLPDGRRVQRNFFRVDPIQLLWSFCYSQLEEADTRSFRLTQAIPGATKSLDYDSPTTFEESGLANSIISVTWE; this is translated from the exons atggAGGGAGTGCTCTCAGCAGACAAGCAGAACATGGTGTCATCTTTTTTAGAGATCGCCGTTGGCCAGACCGCCGACACCGCGCGACAGTTCTTGCAG GCCACAGGTTGGAAGCTTGAGGAAGCTATTCAGCTGTTCTTTGTGGGTAATGAAGGCGGGCCTGTGGTTACGACATCACACTCTCAACCTGAAGAAAATATCAACTATTTGGCTGAACAACATACTGG TAATTCCGAAAGTGACACTGGAAATGTAAATGTTGGGcaaaatgatggagatgaagTACGCCCTCCTCTACCTGTCATAAGGGAGGCTCTTTATGAGGATGCAATGTTGTACGg AGCATCAAGGATGGGATATCCGTCACGTGAACCAAGTTCATTAATTGCATTCCGTAATTTTGATGAGGAAATGAAGCGCCCTGAGGTCTGGGAATCGGACCAGGGTGCTTCATCTACATCTGATAATCCTCGAGATAATCTTGCTTCTTTATACCGTCCTCCCTTTCATCTGATGCTCCATGGACCCTTTGAAAAG GCAAAAGATGCTGCTTCTGTCCAAGACAAATGGCTCCTCGTAAACTTGCAATCAACCAAGGAATTCAGCTCGCATATG CTTAATCGGGATACATGGGCAAATGAAGCTGTTTCTCAAACTATAAGTACCAATTTTATCTTCTGGCAG GTCTATGATGATACAACTGAAGGCAGAAAGGTTTGCACATATTACAAGTTGGATTCAATTCCCGTTGTGCTCGTTATTGACCCCATAACAGGTCAAAAAATGCGCTCGTGGTGTGGAATGGTACAACCTCAGCGATTGCTAGAG GATCTGTTACCTTTCATCGATGGTGGCCCAAAGGATCATCACATAACCTTGTCTAATAAACGTCCAAGAGAAAGTTCATTGACTTCtcctcaaaaaaataaag ATCAaacaaatgaagaagatgaggaaCTGCAACGAGCATTGGCAGCTTCTATGGAAAGCACGAAAGATTTCCGTGGGGTGACTGCTGAAAACAAAGATGTAACTGTTACTGATGAGGAGGAAACATCCTCTAAGAAGCCAAAATATCCACCTCTGCCTGATGAGCCCAAGGGTGATAAGAACCTCCTTTGTAGGGTTGGATTCCGTCTTCCAGATGGACGCAGAGTCCAGAGAAATTTCTTCCGTGTTGATCCAATACAA ctACTGTGGTCATTTTGCTATTCTCAACTAGAAGAAGCCGACACAAGGTCATTTCGCTTGACCCAAGCAATACCGGGAGCGACAAAGTCTCTGGATTATGATAGCCCAACAACATTTGAGGAGTCGGGGTTGGCAAACTCCATAATCTCAGTTACTTGGGAGTGA